A single window of Vibrio stylophorae DNA harbors:
- a CDS encoding LysR family transcriptional regulator: MQGTTYHQLHVFHHIVQQGSIRGAARALGMTSPSVSQALRLLETNIGLTLFHRTTRKVELTDAGRQLYERTQGAMTSLNYALESVAELAQVPSGLLRITLPKFVYQAYFKAIYPLFCQQYPQITLEVVLSDATLDIVKEGIDLGIRFGNKLEPDMVAKPLTEPLPEALFASPEYLARMGEPKTIDDLQRHQMIQYRFITSNQFAQIRLMDGGQPVQITMQHTLIVNDTDAMLDAAEAGLGIGGLVLSAAQLRIDQGKLCPVLPQLWAHAPGLYLYFSQHSQKVKRVRVLIDFLMTHFASGQHNQI; the protein is encoded by the coding sequence ATGCAAGGGACCACCTACCACCAGCTGCATGTGTTTCACCATATCGTGCAACAGGGCAGTATTCGCGGCGCGGCGCGGGCCCTCGGCATGACCTCCCCTTCAGTAAGCCAAGCATTGCGCTTATTAGAAACCAATATTGGTCTGACCCTTTTTCATCGCACCACGCGCAAGGTGGAACTCACCGATGCCGGTCGCCAGCTTTATGAACGCACCCAAGGTGCGATGACCTCATTGAATTATGCACTTGAAAGTGTGGCTGAGCTGGCACAGGTGCCCAGTGGGTTGCTACGCATTACCCTGCCTAAATTTGTCTATCAAGCCTATTTCAAGGCAATTTACCCGCTGTTTTGCCAGCAATATCCGCAAATTACGCTAGAGGTTGTGCTCTCAGATGCAACCTTAGATATCGTCAAAGAAGGGATAGATTTAGGCATTCGCTTTGGCAATAAACTTGAGCCAGATATGGTGGCCAAGCCGCTAACCGAGCCACTGCCAGAAGCGCTCTTTGCCAGCCCTGAATACCTCGCGCGCATGGGTGAGCCCAAAACCATTGACGATCTGCAGCGCCATCAGATGATTCAATATCGTTTTATTACGTCAAATCAGTTTGCGCAAATTCGCTTGATGGATGGCGGCCAGCCGGTACAAATCACCATGCAACATACGCTGATAGTGAATGATACGGATGCTATGTTAGATGCCGCAGAAGCGGGTCTTGGTATTGGCGGTTTAGTACTTTCTGCAGCGCAGCTGCGGATTGATCAAGGCAAGCTATGCCCCGTATTGCCACAGCTTTGGGCCCATGCGCCAGGACTTTATCTTTATTTCAGTCAGCACAGCCAAAAGGTAAAGCGCGTACGCGTGCTCATTGATTTTTTGATGACGCACTTTGCATCAGGCCAGCATAATCAAATTTAA
- a CDS encoding SDR family oxidoreductase codes for MSILVLGATGNTGSQVVAQLQQKKADFRVLVRDYQSAKALGLTDLQIYQGNFDDVVSLQAAMHGVRAVYLSMVAHPDNERWVDHVIAAMQASGASHLVKLSGMGASMDAGAEIIRVHARTDAKVKASGLSYTLIQPNSFYQNLYASLPTINEYGQFFLPLGDAKQSVVDIRDVAAVAVCALIDQGHEQQTYRLTGPQSLTFAEQAQLLSQACGRTIHYIPVTKKAAAQAMKQAGMSDWLADHLAEILDWFGQGGYDEVTNDVARVLGRAPRRFEDFAQAFASQITFDLE; via the coding sequence ATGTCGATTTTGGTTCTAGGTGCAACGGGAAACACGGGATCGCAAGTGGTGGCGCAGCTGCAACAAAAGAAGGCTGATTTTCGTGTGCTGGTACGCGATTACCAATCAGCCAAGGCATTGGGTTTAACGGACTTACAGATCTATCAGGGTAATTTTGATGATGTCGTCAGTTTGCAGGCGGCGATGCATGGCGTGCGCGCCGTGTATTTGTCTATGGTGGCACATCCTGATAATGAGCGTTGGGTCGATCATGTGATTGCTGCGATGCAGGCCAGCGGTGCATCTCATTTGGTCAAGCTATCTGGCATGGGGGCGAGTATGGATGCGGGCGCTGAAATCATTCGCGTTCACGCCAGAACCGATGCCAAGGTTAAAGCATCAGGGCTGAGTTATACCTTGATTCAACCCAATTCCTTTTACCAAAACCTATATGCCAGCCTGCCAACCATCAATGAATATGGACAGTTCTTTTTGCCCTTGGGCGATGCCAAACAAAGTGTGGTAGATATTCGTGATGTGGCCGCAGTGGCGGTTTGCGCGCTCATAGATCAGGGACATGAGCAGCAAACCTATCGCCTGACGGGGCCGCAGAGTCTCACCTTTGCTGAGCAAGCGCAGCTATTGTCGCAAGCTTGCGGTCGAACTATTCATTATATTCCGGTAACGAAGAAAGCTGCAGCGCAAGCGATGAAACAAGCGGGGATGAGTGATTGGCTGGCTGATCATTTGGCTGAAATTTTAGATTGGTTCGGCCAAGGCGGCTATGACGAAGTGACTAATGATGTAGCGCGCGTATTGGGGCGCGCACCGAGACGATTTGAGGATTTCGCCCAAGCGTTTGCATCACAAATTACGTTTGATCTTGAGTAA
- the ahr gene encoding NADPH-dependent aldehyde reductase Ahr, whose protein sequence is MYQAFSAQECHQPLVCVEKTLPKLQDDEVVISVQYCGICHSDISMIDNEWGISNYPIVAGHEVVGSIEAVGAKVTHLQVGQTVGLGWHSHYCHLCSHCMSGDHNLCSDAHSTIIGRDGGFAEKVMAQASAVIPLPQGMDAQSAGPLFCGGITVFNPMVQFQIKPTDKVAVIGIGGLGHLAIQFLNAWGCEVTAFTSSADKEEEARNFGAQHTINSRDPAQIEQAANQFDYIISTVNVKLDWNLYMTTLKPKGRLHFVGATLEPLDLTVFPMIMGQKSVSASPVGSPANIRKMLEFAHQHQIQPLIEVFPFTEINTALDRVRSGKARYRVVLEW, encoded by the coding sequence ATGTATCAAGCATTTTCAGCGCAAGAATGTCATCAACCACTTGTTTGCGTCGAAAAAACACTGCCCAAACTTCAAGACGATGAAGTGGTTATTTCGGTGCAATATTGCGGCATTTGCCATTCAGATATCAGCATGATCGATAACGAATGGGGTATTTCGAACTATCCCATTGTGGCAGGTCACGAAGTGGTAGGAAGCATTGAGGCGGTGGGCGCAAAGGTAACGCATCTTCAGGTGGGGCAAACTGTCGGCTTGGGTTGGCACAGCCACTATTGTCATCTTTGCTCACATTGTATGTCGGGCGATCACAATCTTTGCTCGGATGCACATTCCACCATTATTGGCCGTGACGGCGGCTTTGCCGAAAAAGTCATGGCGCAAGCCAGTGCGGTGATCCCGCTTCCTCAAGGGATGGATGCTCAAAGCGCAGGTCCCCTCTTTTGCGGCGGCATTACGGTGTTTAACCCCATGGTGCAATTTCAAATTAAACCCACAGACAAAGTTGCTGTGATTGGCATTGGTGGCTTGGGCCATCTGGCCATTCAATTTTTAAACGCTTGGGGATGTGAAGTGACGGCATTTACCAGCTCTGCCGACAAAGAGGAAGAGGCGCGAAATTTTGGCGCGCAGCACACCATTAACTCACGCGATCCTGCGCAAATTGAGCAAGCAGCCAATCAGTTTGACTACATCATCTCTACTGTAAATGTGAAGCTCGATTGGAATCTCTATATGACCACGCTCAAACCCAAAGGCCGTCTGCACTTTGTTGGTGCGACTTTAGAGCCCTTAGATTTAACCGTGTTTCCAATGATTATGGGACAAAAAAGTGTCTCCGCCTCCCCCGTGGGAAGCCCTGCAAATATTCGTAAAATGCTCGAATTTGCCCATCAACATCAGATTCAGCCCTTGATTGAAGTGTTTCCATTTACAGAAATCAATACCGCCTTGGATCGCGTGCGCAGCGGCAAAGCGCGGTATCGCGTGGTGTTGGAATGGTAG